One genomic window of Aulosira sp. FACHB-615 includes the following:
- a CDS encoding BolA family protein — protein MISPQQIEAMIKAELQDAQIQVQDLTGGGDHYQVTVVSSQFAGKGLVQQHQLVYGALRQAMSTEAIHALAVKTFTPETWQATTTS, from the coding sequence ATGATTAGTCCGCAGCAGATTGAGGCTATGATCAAGGCGGAACTGCAAGACGCTCAGATACAAGTACAAGACTTAACAGGTGGCGGAGACCACTATCAAGTTACAGTCGTATCATCGCAGTTTGCAGGTAAAGGACTGGTGCAACAACATCAGCTAGTTTATGGCGCGTTGCGGCAAGCTATGTCCACAGAAGCAATTCACGCCTTGGCAGTTAAAACATTTACGCCAGAAACTTGGCAAGCAACCACCACTTCATAA
- a CDS encoding response regulator transcription factor, translating to MGSVCIEIVEGNPHLRSLLGWHLQQLEYRVNQAASIYQAREVFLTHQPTLVILDADLPDGDGIEFCRWLHRQQQPLILMLSARSNEADVVAGLKAGADDYLSKPFGMQEFLARVEALIRRKRTPTAPAYLDYGTLQIDLVQRRVRFQGEFIDLTPQEFSLLYVLAQAGGVPLSRSELLRRAWPDAIDNPRTIDTHVLSLRKKVELDPRQPSLIQTIRNVGYRFNMEILNANLPQSQTKLAKERFSNQRPTVTTQR from the coding sequence GTGGGTTCGGTTTGTATTGAAATCGTTGAGGGGAATCCCCATCTGAGGTCGTTGCTGGGTTGGCACTTGCAACAGTTAGAGTATAGGGTAAATCAAGCTGCCAGCATTTATCAAGCAAGAGAAGTGTTTTTAACCCATCAACCTACTCTAGTCATTCTAGATGCGGATCTGCCCGATGGAGATGGTATCGAGTTTTGCCGTTGGTTGCATCGTCAGCAACAGCCTTTAATCTTAATGCTGTCTGCACGTAGCAACGAGGCGGATGTGGTCGCAGGACTAAAGGCGGGGGCCGATGATTACCTCAGCAAACCTTTTGGAATGCAGGAGTTTTTGGCTAGGGTTGAGGCATTAATTCGCCGCAAACGCACGCCGACTGCGCCAGCTTATTTAGACTATGGCACTTTGCAAATTGATTTAGTGCAGCGTCGTGTCCGGTTCCAAGGGGAGTTTATTGATTTAACACCCCAGGAATTTAGTTTGTTGTATGTGTTGGCGCAAGCTGGCGGAGTACCTTTGTCTCGCTCAGAATTACTGCGTCGTGCTTGGCCAGATGCAATTGACAACCCGCGCACGATAGACACTCATGTTTTATCACTACGTAAAAAAGTAGAACTTGATCCCCGCCAACCTAGTTTGATTCAAACTATTCGGAATGTGGGATACAGATTTAACATGGAAATTTTGAATGCCAATCTTCCCCAATCACAAACTAAGTTAGCAAAAGAACGGTTTAGCAATCAACGTCCAACAGTAACTACTCAACGGTGA
- a CDS encoding DUF6761 family protein produces MLQDTQTIRYYQRLTDAFVELWNRGYRMDDMRMYLDGYLAALRHGNAIEPYLIHRLEEEASRYLYDASNFAMPEPQPQHDYY; encoded by the coding sequence ATGCTTCAAGACACACAAACCATCCGCTATTACCAAAGACTCACAGACGCCTTCGTCGAGCTATGGAATCGCGGTTATCGTATGGACGATATGCGGATGTATTTGGATGGATATCTAGCCGCACTGCGACATGGCAACGCTATCGAGCCATATCTGATTCATCGTCTAGAAGAGGAAGCCAGCCGCTACTTGTACGATGCTTCAAATTTTGCAATGCCGGAACCACAACCACAACACGATTACTACTAA
- a CDS encoding AAA-like domain-containing protein, with protein MTQYQYQVGGSLPQDAPTYVRRQADDDLYAGLQAGEFCYVLNSRQMGKSSLRVRVMRQLQDEGFACAAVDITAIGTDDITPEQWYAGVIDTLVGYFNLYTDFDLEIWWNEHNLISPVQRFSKFIETVLLAKISGKIVIFIDEIDSVLSLGFNLDDFFAVIRDCYNRRAEKPEYNRVTFALIGVSTPSDLIQDKGRTPFNIGRAIDLTGFNLDEAEPLARGLATVGNPQEVMAAVLAWTGGQPFLTQKVCKLLVAEFGEESKIQNPKSKIAEWVESVVRKRIIENWEGQDEPEHLKTILYRITRSGELRTGRLLGLYQQILQQGEVATDDSAEQIELRLSGLVVRREGKLRVYNRIYAEVFNSLWCEQLLANLRPYSDAFNAWKAANYLDESRLLRGQALKEALAWRIGKSLTDIDDRFLDASQELERKEVERDLEIAKKEQAILTAANKTARRRVQIALVLLLVSGVAAVGLGVLAGRSNEQLAVARDERDKIDSEKKQKEEELKAAQQRINDANKKVADAEIKVKNAEANLKKQEKIAKQQLDATNLQLAQAQDKENLARKQVEKAQNDLRQAKAQQQEALRGLETAAAAQRLAQGRVRKAQNDLEKTEAERQIALAGIRLERSGLANINRLQFNQVGALLAAMRDGRELKSLIDKRGIKQLQDYPAANPVLALQTILDKVRGITVMAGHEGVVISASFSPDGQRILTASYDKTARLWDLQGREIAKFQGHEGVVIRASFSPDGQRILTASYDNTARLWDLQGREIAKFQGHEGDVNSASFSPDGQRILTASDDKTARLWNVESLEQLLARGCGWLRNYLIYAPNLSEGDRGVCQSGN; from the coding sequence ATGACTCAATACCAGTACCAAGTCGGGGGAAGTTTACCCCAAGATGCGCCAACTTATGTCAGACGACAAGCTGACGATGATTTGTATGCAGGCTTGCAGGCTGGGGAATTTTGTTATGTCCTCAACTCTCGGCAGATGGGGAAATCTAGCTTGCGGGTGCGGGTAATGCGGCAATTGCAAGATGAGGGTTTTGCTTGTGCGGCGGTGGATATTACAGCCATAGGGACGGATGATATTACACCGGAACAATGGTATGCCGGGGTAATAGATACGTTGGTGGGATATTTTAATTTGTATACTGATTTTGATTTAGAAATTTGGTGGAATGAGCATAATTTAATTTCACCAGTGCAGCGTTTTAGTAAGTTTATTGAAACAGTTTTATTAGCAAAAATAAGTGGCAAGATTGTAATTTTTATTGATGAAATTGATAGTGTTTTAAGTCTGGGATTTAATTTAGATGACTTTTTTGCAGTTATTCGAGATTGTTATAACCGCCGCGCTGAAAAACCAGAATATAACCGCGTGACTTTTGCTTTAATTGGTGTGTCTACCCCTTCTGATTTGATTCAAGATAAAGGACGCACGCCTTTTAATATTGGTAGGGCGATTGATTTAACTGGGTTTAATTTGGATGAGGCGGAACCTTTGGCACGGGGTTTGGCAACGGTGGGAAATCCGCAAGAGGTGATGGCGGCGGTGTTGGCGTGGACGGGGGGACAGCCGTTTTTGACGCAAAAGGTTTGTAAGTTATTAGTTGCAGAGTTTGGAGAAGAATCTAAAATCCAAAATCCAAAATCTAAAATTGCAGAGTGGGTGGAAAGTGTAGTCAGAAAGCGGATTATTGAGAATTGGGAAGGGCAGGATGAGCCGGAACATTTGAAGACGATTTTATATAGAATTACGCGCAGTGGGGAGTTGCGGACTGGGCGGTTGTTGGGGTTGTATCAACAGATTTTGCAGCAGGGTGAAGTTGCCACTGATGACAGTGCGGAACAAATAGAATTGCGGTTGAGTGGGTTGGTAGTGAGGCGCGAGGGAAAGTTGCGAGTTTATAACCGCATTTATGCAGAGGTGTTTAACTCGCTGTGGTGTGAGCAGTTGTTGGCGAATTTGCGTCCTTATTCTGATGCTTTTAATGCTTGGAAGGCTGCTAATTATCTAGATGAGTCGCGGTTGTTGCGGGGACAGGCTTTGAAAGAGGCTTTGGCTTGGCGAATTGGCAAAAGTTTAACTGATATAGATGATCGGTTTTTGGATGCTAGTCAGGAATTAGAAAGAAAAGAAGTTGAACGAGATTTAGAAATAGCGAAGAAAGAACAAGCAATATTAACAGCCGCGAATAAAACAGCTAGGCGGCGAGTACAAATTGCTTTAGTGTTGTTGCTGGTTTCTGGGGTGGCGGCGGTGGGGTTGGGAGTGTTGGCGGGGCGAAGTAATGAACAATTGGCGGTGGCGAGAGATGAACGGGACAAAATTGATAGTGAGAAAAAACAAAAGGAGGAGGAATTAAAAGCGGCACAGCAGCGAATTAATGATGCTAATAAAAAGGTGGCTGATGCCGAAATCAAGGTTAAGAATGCTGAGGCTAATTTAAAAAAGCAAGAGAAAATTGCCAAGCAACAACTAGATGCCACAAACTTACAACTGGCACAAGCACAAGACAAAGAAAATTTGGCGCGGAAACAAGTAGAAAAGGCACAAAACGACCTGCGACAAGCCAAAGCACAACAGCAAGAGGCTTTGCGGGGGTTAGAAACTGCGGCAGCAGCCCAAAGACTGGCGCAAGGACGGGTGCGAAAGGCACAAAATGACTTAGAAAAAACAGAAGCAGAACGACAAATTGCCTTGGCTGGTATTAGGCTGGAACGGTCAGGGTTGGCAAATATTAACCGCTTGCAGTTTAATCAAGTGGGGGCTTTGCTGGCGGCGATGCGGGATGGCAGAGAGTTAAAAAGTTTAATAGATAAGCGGGGAATTAAACAACTCCAAGATTACCCAGCTGCTAACCCAGTGTTGGCTTTACAGACAATTTTGGATAAAGTGCGGGGCATTACGGTGATGGCTGGGCATGAGGGTGTGGTCATCAGTGCCAGTTTCAGCCCCGATGGGCAGCGCATCCTCACCGCCTCTTATGACAAGACAGCGCGGTTGTGGGACTTACAGGGCAGGGAAATTGCCAAGTTCCAGGGGCATGAGGGTGTGGTCATCAGAGCCAGTTTCAGCCCCGATGGGCAGCGCATCCTCACCGCCTCTTATGACAACACAGCGCGGTTGTGGGACTTACAGGGCAGGGAAATTGCCAAGTTCCAGGGGCATGAGGGTGATGTCAACAGTGCCAGTTTCAGCCCCGATGGGCAGCGCATCCTCACCGCCTCAGATGACAAGACAGCGCGGTTGTGGAATGTAGAAAGTTTAGAGCAATTACTAGCGCGGGGTTGTGGGTGGTTGCGTAACTATTTAATTTACGCGCCGAATTTGAGTGAGGGTGATAGGGGAGTTTGTCAGAGTGGGAATTAG
- the grxD gene encoding Grx4 family monothiol glutaredoxin: MSQEVQERIQNLIKQNKIFVFMKGTKLMPQCGFSNNVVQILNTLGVPFETINVLEDSEIRQGIKDYSNWPTIPQVYIDGEFIGGSDILIEMYQNGSLQEKVEVALAS; this comes from the coding sequence ATGTCACAAGAAGTCCAAGAGAGAATTCAGAACTTAATTAAACAAAACAAAATCTTTGTTTTCATGAAGGGGACTAAGTTAATGCCTCAATGTGGTTTTTCTAACAACGTCGTCCAAATCCTCAATACTTTGGGTGTTCCCTTCGAGACGATTAATGTTCTGGAGGATTCTGAAATTCGTCAAGGCATTAAAGATTATTCCAACTGGCCGACTATTCCCCAAGTTTACATTGATGGTGAATTCATCGGTGGTTCCGACATCCTGATTGAAATGTACCAAAACGGCTCATTACAGGAAAAAGTGGAAGTTGCTCTAGCTTCGTAA
- a CDS encoding AAA-like domain-containing protein has protein sequence MKKILILSAHPSNGRPLRLDQEVREIQAGLKRANSRNKFEIIASWAVRPEDLRRSLLDYEPEIVHFSGHGAGNQGLVLENDAGKGQVVSTEALTKLFSLFKDKIECVLLNACYSEVQAEAIFQHIDCVVGMNQEIGDAAAREFAVGFYDALGADRSYQDAYEFGCNAIDLKNIPESSTPVLKSRKNSVSETTVTSAVFLENPEGQVPLGSAFYIDRPPVETDCYTEILNAGALIRIKAPRQMGKSSLMSRILDYGSKQGYETAYLNFQSADAEFLDSLDMFLQWFCASITDSLGFPDKLDDFWRGVLGSKNKCSNYFQRYLLKEIDAPIVLGLDEVDEIFKHPSIATDFFGLLRAWHERAKNDAIWQKLRLVIVHSKEVYIPLNINQSPFNVGLPVELPELNPAQVKDLVQRHGLNWHNSQVEELISLFGGHPYLVRVALYQMARGRMTWQELEQTAPTESGAYSDHLRRHLLNLQEDEQLLTAFKQVLMADVAVDVGTTAAFKLRSMGLVKFQGNKVMPLCNLYRKYFSDRLGVKISEQ, from the coding sequence GTGAAAAAAATCCTGATACTATCAGCCCATCCTAGCAACGGTAGACCATTACGTTTAGACCAAGAAGTTAGAGAAATTCAGGCAGGATTGAAACGTGCCAATAGTCGAAATAAATTTGAAATTATTGCGAGTTGGGCGGTGCGTCCCGAAGATTTGCGGCGATCGCTGTTAGACTATGAACCAGAAATTGTGCATTTTTCGGGACATGGCGCAGGTAATCAAGGGTTAGTATTAGAAAATGATGCCGGAAAAGGGCAAGTAGTTAGTACAGAGGCTTTAACTAAGTTATTTAGTTTATTTAAAGACAAAATTGAGTGTGTGTTGTTAAACGCCTGCTATAGCGAAGTCCAAGCTGAGGCGATTTTTCAGCATATTGACTGCGTAGTCGGGATGAATCAAGAAATTGGTGATGCAGCAGCCAGAGAGTTTGCAGTGGGTTTTTATGACGCACTCGGCGCTGATAGATCATACCAAGATGCTTATGAGTTTGGTTGTAATGCGATCGACTTAAAAAACATTCCTGAATCTTCCACTCCAGTTCTCAAAAGCCGGAAAAATTCAGTTTCAGAAACAACAGTCACATCAGCAGTATTCTTAGAAAATCCTGAAGGGCAAGTTCCTTTAGGATCTGCATTTTACATCGATCGCCCTCCTGTAGAAACTGACTGTTACACAGAAATTCTCAACGCTGGGGCATTAATTAGAATTAAAGCACCGCGCCAAATGGGTAAAAGTTCGTTAATGTCGCGGATTCTGGATTATGGCAGTAAACAAGGCTATGAAACAGCGTATTTAAACTTTCAGTCAGCCGATGCGGAATTTCTTGATAGTTTGGATATGTTTTTGCAGTGGTTTTGCGCCAGTATTACCGATAGTCTTGGTTTCCCAGACAAGTTAGATGATTTTTGGCGCGGGGTTTTAGGAAGTAAAAACAAGTGTTCCAACTACTTTCAAAGGTATTTGCTGAAAGAGATAGACGCGCCCATTGTCTTGGGTTTAGATGAAGTAGACGAAATTTTTAAACATCCCTCAATTGCTACAGATTTTTTCGGCTTGCTGCGGGCATGGCATGAGCGTGCTAAAAATGATGCAATTTGGCAAAAGCTGAGACTGGTAATTGTCCATTCTAAAGAAGTGTATATTCCTCTGAATATTAATCAGTCACCGTTTAATGTGGGTTTACCTGTGGAGTTGCCAGAATTAAATCCAGCACAGGTAAAAGATTTGGTACAACGTCATGGACTGAATTGGCATAACTCACAAGTTGAGGAGTTAATTAGCTTATTTGGTGGACACCCTTATTTAGTGCGGGTGGCTTTGTATCAAATGGCGAGGGGGAGAATGACTTGGCAAGAACTAGAACAAACAGCGCCTACAGAGTCTGGTGCATATAGTGATCATTTGCGTCGTCATTTGCTGAATTTGCAGGAGGATGAACAATTGCTGACAGCTTTTAAACAAGTACTTATGGCTGATGTAGCCGTTGATGTGGGAACAACAGCCGCCTTTAAACTGCGGAGTATGGGGTTAGTGAAGTTTCAAGGAAATAAAGTTATGCCTTTATGTAATTTATACCGGAAATATTTTAGCGATCGCCTGGGAGTGAAAATCAGTGAACAGTGA
- a CDS encoding ATP-binding cassette domain-containing protein → MDNFTPQAQLRLEQVNLFTKLKSNHQGYPILQNISFQVFPGERIAIFGVTGAGKTSLLRLINRLTEPTSGKIYLENQEYRQIPAIQLRQTVTLVLQESRLLGMTVQQALEYPLVLRGIPKQTIRQRVSHCLEQLHIPNDWLAKNELQLSSGQRQLVAIARALIIHPKILLLDEPTSALDAGTASHLMQILIQLAQTQQTTILMVNHQLDLAQMFCTRLLHLHQGQLLADKPASEVDLVSLQASLTQAETQAAQEWI, encoded by the coding sequence GTGGATAATTTCACTCCACAAGCCCAACTCCGGCTTGAGCAAGTTAATCTATTTACCAAACTAAAAAGCAATCACCAAGGATACCCAATCTTACAGAATATTTCCTTTCAAGTATTCCCTGGTGAAAGAATTGCGATTTTTGGCGTAACTGGTGCTGGTAAAACCTCATTACTACGCTTGATAAACCGCTTAACTGAACCGACTAGCGGTAAAATCTATCTGGAAAATCAGGAATATCGCCAAATTCCTGCTATTCAACTGCGCCAAACAGTAACACTGGTGTTGCAAGAGTCAAGACTACTGGGGATGACAGTCCAGCAAGCATTGGAATATCCTTTAGTTTTGCGCGGAATACCCAAACAGACGATTCGGCAACGAGTTAGCCATTGCCTGGAACAACTGCATATTCCTAATGACTGGTTAGCCAAAAATGAGTTACAGTTGTCATCGGGTCAAAGGCAATTAGTTGCGATCGCGCGTGCTTTAATCATCCACCCCAAAATTTTACTATTAGATGAGCCAACATCAGCCTTGGATGCGGGTACAGCCTCTCATCTGATGCAAATCCTCATTCAACTAGCCCAAACCCAACAAACTACAATTTTGATGGTTAATCACCAGTTAGATTTAGCCCAAATGTTTTGTACAAGGCTGTTACACCTGCACCAAGGCCAGTTGTTAGCAGACAAACCCGCCTCTGAGGTAGATTTAGTCAGTTTACAAGCAAGTTTGACTCAGGCAGAAACTCAAGCCGCACAAGAATGGATTTAA